From one Eptesicus fuscus isolate TK198812 chromosome 21, DD_ASM_mEF_20220401, whole genome shotgun sequence genomic stretch:
- the GOT2 gene encoding aspartate aminotransferase, mitochondrial yields the protein MALLHSCRVLSGAAAAAFHPGLAGVASARASSWWAHVEMGPPDPILGVTEAFKRDTNSKKMNLGVGAYRDDNGKPYVLPSIRKAEAQIAAKNLDKEYLPIGGLAEFCKASAELALGENSEVLKSGRYVTVQTISGTGALRIGASFLQRFFKFSRDVFLPKPTWGNHTPIFRDAGMQLQGYRYYDPKTCGFDFTGAMEDISKMPQQSVLLLHACAHNPTGVDPRPEQWKEIASVVKKNNLFAFFDMAYQGFASGDGNKDAWAVRHFIEQGINVCLCQSYAKNMGLYGERVGAFTVVCKDADEAKKVESQLKILIRPMYSNPPVNGARIASTVLNSPDLRKQWLQEVKGMADRIISMRTQLVSNLKKEGSSHNWQHITDQIGMFCFTGLKPEQVERLTKEFSVYMTKDGRISVAGVTSGNVGYLAHAIHQVTK from the exons ATGGCCCTGCTGCACTCCTGCCGTGTCCTGtccggggccgccgccgccgccttccaCCCAGGCCTCGCGGGCGTGGCTTCTGCCCGAGCCAG CTCCTGGTGGGCCCATGTGGAGATGGGGCCCCCAGATCCCATCCTGGGAGTCACAGAAGCCTTTAAAAGAGACACCAACAGCAAAAAGATGAACCTGGGAGTTGGTGCCTACCGGGACGATAATGGAAAGCCTTACGTGCTCCCTAGTATCCGGAAG GCAGAGGCCCAGATTGCTGCAAAAAATCTGGACAAGGAATACCTGCCCATCGGGGGACTGGCCGAGTTTTGTAAGGCGTCCgcagagctggccctgggcgAGAACAGCGAAGTGCTGAAAAGCGGCCGG TATGTCACCGTGCAGACCATTTCTGGAACCGGGGCCTTAAGGATCGGAGCCAGCTTTCTG CAAAGATTTTTCAAGTTCAGCCGAGATGTCTTTCTGCCCAAACCGACCTGGGGGAATCACACGCCCATCTTCAGGGACGCTGGCATGCAGCTGCAGGGCTATCGCTACTATGACCCCAAGACGTGTGGCTTTGACTTCACGGGCGCCATGGAGGACATTTCC aaAATGCCACAGCAAAGCGTTCTCCTCCTGCATGCCTGTGCCCACAACCCCACGGGAGTGGACCCTCGCCCCGAGCAGTGGAAGGAGATAGCCTCCGTGGTGAAG aAAAACAACCTCTTTGCGTTCTTCGACATGGCCTACCAAGGCTTTGCCAGCGGCGATGGCAACAAGGATGCCTGGGCTGTGCGCCACTTCATCGAACAGGGCATTAATGTTTGCCTCTGCCAGTCCTATGCCAAGAACATGGGCCTCTATG GTGAGCGTGTGGGAGCCTTCACTGTGGTCTGCAAAGATGCCGATGAGGCCAAAAAGGTGGAGTCACAGTTGAAGATCTTGATTCGCCCCATGTATTCCAACCCTCCTGTCAACGGGGCCCGGATCGCTTCCACCGTCCTGAACAGCCCCGATCTGCGAAAGCAATG GTTGCAGGAAGTGAAAGGCATGGCCGACCGCATCATTAGCATGCGGACCCAGCTGGTCTCCAACCTCAAGAAGGAGGGCTCCTCCCACAACTGGCAGCACATCACGGACCAGATTGGCATGTTTTGTTTCACAGGACTGAAGCCCGAACAG GTGGAACGGCTGACCAAGGAGTTCTCGGTCTACATGACAAAGGACGGCCGCATCTCCGTGGCAGGGGTCACCTCCGGCAACGTGGGCTACCTTGCCCATGCCATTCACCAGGTCACCAAGTAA